A single region of the Cricetulus griseus strain 17A/GY unplaced genomic scaffold, alternate assembly CriGri-PICRH-1.0 unplaced_scaffold_1, whole genome shotgun sequence genome encodes:
- the LOC113838365 gene encoding LOW QUALITY PROTEIN: forkhead box protein P4-like (The sequence of the model RefSeq protein was modified relative to this genomic sequence to represent the inferred CDS: inserted 1 base in 1 codon; substituted 1 base at 1 genomic stop codon), translated as MMEESGSETIRSAPTGQKVGVGSLSGQGDGGSGSWTTGMAAVAGRDGSGRDTTRGADSDGVMSSMELLQFQQQQALQVPRQFLLQQASNLNSPGNKDSKQSASAVQVPMSEAMMSQHMLTPQQMQQNLSPPQLQALLQQQQALMPQQLQEYYKQQQQQLHLQILTQQQAGKQQPREALGNTQLAFQQQLLQMQQLQQQHLLNLKRQGLVDLQPSQASGLLQALPQAAACPSHLPQLWKGQGAPGQPAEDSIRQEGLDLASTAATATWFANAPKVSPPLXHHPLPNRQPTVLTSRRDSSSHEETPSSHPLYGHGECNWPGSETLCEDLGQFIKHLNTEHALDDQSSAQCQEQMQVVQQLEIQLTKESERFQAMKAHVHMGPSEPKPFCQPVTVSSDPFLDGLVHAPASAAAPVTPLQPPGLGSTSLHSGGPARRRSSHEFSSPICSELAQNHDFYKNVAVRPPFTYASLIRQAILESPDRQLTLKEICNWITRMFAFFRGKTDNWKKVVSQNLSMHECFVKVETVKGAVWTVDEQKYQKRRSSRMTGSDDLGPQFWPLNTRYQAALAESNFPFLNSPDMLNPGSACSLLPLSQDDMGAPGEPLPCRGSSSPPRLSPPQXSHQVQVKEEPTEAEEDRQPWPPLGAPNPSTVGTREDRDLEEDLPGEDMS; from the exons ATGATGGAGGAATCTGGATCGGAGACAATCAGGTCGGCACCGACTGGTCAGAAAGTTGGCGTGGGCAGCCTCTCTGGGCAAGGTGATGGCGGCAGTGGGTCCTGGACCACAGGCATGGCTGCAGTTGCAGGTAGGGACGGCTCTGGCAGGGACACCACCAGGGGAGCTGACAGCGATGGCGTGATGAGTTCCATGGAGCTTCTGCAGTTCCAACAGCAACAGGCTCTCCAGGTGCCCCGGCAGTTCCTGTTGCAGCAAGCCTCCAATCTGAACTCCCCAGGGAACAAGGACAGCAAACAGTCGGCCTCTGCAGTGCAGGTGCCTATGTCTGAGGCCATGATGTCACAGCACATGCTCACCCCTCAGCAGATGCAGCAGAACCTGTCACCCCCTCAGCTGCAGGCCTTGCTGCAGCAGCAACAAGCTCTCATGCCCCAGCAGCTGCAGGAATATTacaagcagcagcaacaacagctcCACCTGCAGATCCTCACCCAGCAGCAGGCTGGGAAACAGCAGCCCAGAGAGGCTCTGGGGAACACACAGCTGGCCTTCCAGCAGCAGCTCCTGCAGATGCAACAGTTGCAGCAACAGCACTTGCTCAACCTGAAGAGGCAGGGGCTGGTCGACCTGCAGCCCAGCCAAGCCTCCGGGCTCCTCCAGGCCCTCCCGCAAGCAGCCGCGTGCCCATCACACCTGCCTCAGCTGTGGAAAGGCCAGGGTGCCCCAGGGCAGCCTGCTGAGGACAGCATCAGGCAGGAGGGGCTGGACCTCGCCAGCACAGCTGCCACTGCTACTTGGTTCGCCAACGCCCCCAAGGTCTCCCCACCCC TGCACCACCCCTTACCCAATAGACAGCCCACTGTGCTCACATCTCGGAGAGACAGCTCCTCCCACGAGGAAACCCCCAGTTCCCACCCCCTTTATGGACATGGGGAATGCAACTGGCCaggcagtgagaccctgtgtgaaGACTTGGGCCAGTTTATCAAACACCTCAACACAGAACATGCTTTGGATGATCAGAGCTCGGCCCAATGCCAAGAACAGATGCAGGTGGTCCAGCAGCTGGAGATCCAGCTCACCAAGGAGAGTGAGCGGTTCCAGGCCATGaaggcacatgtgcacatggggCCTTCAGAGCCCAAGCCCTTCTGCCAGCCAGTGACCGTCTCTTCAGACCCATTCCTAGATGGCCTCGTGCATGCCCCAGCTTCAGCTGCTGCCCCTGTCACACCCTTGCAACCCCCTGGTCTGGGCTCTACCTCTTTGCATAGTGGGGGCCCTGCCCGCAGGAGAAGCAGCCACGAATTCAGCTCCCCCATCTGTTCAGAGCTTGCCCAGAATCATGATTTCTACAAGAATGTTGCTGTCAGGCCCCCCTTCACCTATGCCTCCCTTATCCGCCAGGCCATTCTAGAATCTCCAGATAGGCAACTGACTCTGAAAGAGATCTGTAACTGGATCACCAGGATGTTCGCCTTCTTCCGAGGAAAAACTGACAACTGGAAGAAAGTTGTGAGCCAAAACCTCAGCATGCATGAGTGCTTCGTCAAAGTGGAGACTGTCAAGGGGGCTGTGTGGACCGTGGACGAGCAGAAATATCAGAAACGGAGATCATCAAGGATGACAGGGAGTGATGATCTCGGGCCTCAGTTTTGGCCCCTTAACACCAGATATCAGGCTGCCCTGGCAGAGAGCAACTTCCCCTTCCTCAACAGTCCTGACATGCTGAACCCTGGCTCAGCCTGCAGCCTTCTGCCCCTCAGCCAGGATGACATGGGTGCCCCTGGGGAGCCACTGCCCTGCAGAGGGAGCAGCAGCCCCCCTCGCCTCTCCCCTCCTCAGTAAAGCCACCAGGTGCAAGTGAAAGAGGAGCCTactgaggcagaggaagacaggcagCCTTGGCCTCCCCTGGGTGCCcccaaccccagcactgtgggaaCTCGGGAAGACAGGGACCTGGAGGAGGACCTGCCAGGAGAAGACATGTCCTAA